In the genome of Desulfuromonas sp. DDH964, one region contains:
- a CDS encoding response regulator transcription factor: MTKQANRILIIDDDVELCELLKEYLGPEGFVVESSQDGESGAERAIGEEFELVVLDIMLPGMSGLDVLRRIRQVSKIAVVMLTARGDEIDRIVGLELGADDYMPKPFNPRELVARIRAVQRRLRPAPEPHQVRRGQGVGLTVGDIFLDQRTLTAKQKGVPLELTAVEFALLAILLRNAGAVVTREDLVQSVLGRELSPYDRSIDVHISNLRRKLGPLSDGSDRIKTLRGTGYQYLVPEQKDIPEA, from the coding sequence ATGACCAAACAGGCGAATCGCATCCTGATTATTGACGACGATGTCGAACTCTGCGAGCTCCTGAAGGAATACCTGGGGCCGGAAGGGTTTGTCGTCGAATCGTCCCAGGACGGCGAATCCGGAGCCGAACGGGCCATCGGTGAAGAGTTCGAGCTGGTGGTACTCGATATTATGCTGCCGGGAATGAGCGGGCTCGATGTGCTGCGCCGGATCCGGCAAGTGTCCAAGATAGCGGTGGTTATGCTCACCGCCCGCGGCGATGAAATCGATCGCATCGTCGGGCTCGAACTGGGCGCGGACGACTACATGCCCAAACCGTTCAATCCGAGGGAGCTGGTGGCGCGCATCCGTGCCGTGCAGCGTCGCCTCCGGCCGGCCCCGGAGCCACACCAGGTCCGCCGGGGTCAGGGAGTGGGGTTGACGGTCGGCGACATCTTCCTCGATCAGCGCACCCTGACCGCAAAACAGAAGGGGGTTCCCCTCGAGTTGACTGCCGTAGAGTTCGCCCTGCTCGCCATCCTGCTGCGCAACGCCGGCGCGGTCGTCACCCGGGAAGATCTGGTGCAGTCGGTTTTGGGGCGGGAGCTCTCCCCCTATGATCGCAGCATCGATGTCCACATCAGCAACCTGCGCCGCAAGCTCGGTCCCTTGAGCGACGGTAGCGACCGGATCAAAACCCTGCGCGGAACGGGGTACCAGTACCTGGTGCCGGAACAGAAGGACATTCCGGAAGCATGA
- a CDS encoding ATP-binding protein, with translation MRNSVFKKIFLWFWLAMTMIGATVVILALTTGSDGEDRAMRQRRYRIESQQLIKAYREGGGAAFQNQRRLLEEKTGARLFLLHNNGDGVIDERLDPALIPLVKLAAETHVNQVQSGDEEIWIAYPATEEYVYLINRTRPNPLATILDPRALGLRMIITFIVAGVVCFLLARSLTAPIGRLRRATRAFADGALSTRVNPPAGNNDEIAGLARDFDQMAARIEHLIKAEHRLLQDISHELRSPLTRLGLALELTRQHAPPEATPSLDRIEREAGRLNELIGQLLTLTMLESQAGTTAWEATDLQSLLTEIVLDADFEARSKGCRVDLVAAVAVTVSASRELLRQGIENVIRNAIRYTARDSTVTVALTTTCSEGEAKEALIVVRDNGPGISEALLEKVFFPFFRTEEARDRQSGGYGLGLAITRRAVRLHRGSVTARNAKDGGLMVEIRLPLGATT, from the coding sequence ATGAGGAACAGTGTTTTCAAGAAAATCTTCCTCTGGTTCTGGCTCGCCATGACCATGATTGGCGCGACAGTGGTCATTCTGGCCCTGACCACCGGCAGCGACGGCGAAGACCGCGCCATGCGCCAGCGCCGTTACCGGATCGAAAGCCAGCAATTGATCAAGGCGTACCGCGAAGGGGGGGGCGCCGCCTTCCAGAACCAGCGCCGCCTTCTCGAGGAGAAAACTGGCGCCCGCCTTTTCCTCCTCCACAACAATGGCGACGGTGTCATCGATGAGCGGCTCGATCCCGCCCTTATTCCCTTGGTAAAACTGGCGGCCGAGACCCATGTCAACCAGGTTCAGTCCGGGGACGAGGAAATCTGGATCGCCTATCCGGCGACAGAAGAGTATGTTTACCTGATCAACAGAACCCGCCCCAATCCTCTCGCCACCATCCTCGACCCGCGCGCCCTCGGGCTGCGTATGATCATCACCTTTATCGTCGCCGGTGTGGTCTGCTTCCTCCTCGCCCGTTCGCTGACCGCTCCCATCGGCAGGTTGCGGCGAGCGACCAGGGCCTTCGCCGACGGCGCCCTCTCCACCCGGGTCAATCCGCCTGCTGGTAACAATGACGAGATTGCCGGACTAGCGCGGGATTTCGACCAGATGGCGGCGCGCATCGAACACCTCATCAAGGCCGAGCACCGCCTGCTGCAGGATATCTCCCATGAACTGCGGTCGCCTCTGACCCGACTGGGCCTGGCCCTTGAGTTGACCCGGCAGCATGCGCCTCCCGAGGCGACCCCTTCCCTCGACCGGATCGAGCGGGAGGCCGGCCGGCTCAACGAGTTGATCGGCCAACTGCTGACCTTGACGATGTTGGAGAGCCAGGCCGGCACCACTGCGTGGGAAGCCACCGACTTGCAGAGTCTGCTTACTGAAATTGTTCTCGACGCCGATTTCGAAGCGCGCAGCAAAGGCTGCCGGGTCGATCTGGTGGCGGCAGTTGCGGTAACGGTCTCAGCATCCCGGGAACTGCTGCGGCAGGGAATCGAGAATGTCATACGCAACGCCATTCGCTATACCGCCAGAGACTCGACCGTGACTGTCGCCCTGACGACGACCTGCAGCGAAGGGGAAGCGAAAGAGGCGCTGATCGTCGTTCGCGATAACGGCCCGGGAATTTCCGAAGCGCTGCTGGAAAAGGTCTTTTTCCCCTTCTTCCGTACCGAGGAAGCGCGGGACCGCCAGAGCGGTGGCTACGGCCTCGGCCTAGCGATAACCCGGCGGGCAGTTCGCCTGCACCGCGGAAGTGTTACCGCCAGAAATGCC